The DNA region ATTTCTAATAATAGTAGCAATGGACCAATCATGCTGCAATTCAGATGTGGTTAGGGGATCAAAACAGGAATTAGCATCTCCTTCAATGATGATATGTTGCCAGTTTTCACTTAGAGCTAGCTGGATTGCCTAGAGTACAGCTGCAGCTTCAGCTTGCAGTGGTGAGCaccattcatgcattttagccCAAACATTAAGCACCTCTCCATTTTTATATCTAGCCACCACCGCCAAAGTAGTGGCATTTTCGGACACAGCAGCATCCACATTGAGTTTAATCCATCCATCCTCTAAAGCTTCCCAACCATTTAAGCTCTTGTCCTTGGATACAGGCTTTTCCTTAGATAAGGTCTTAGCATATTCCATGGTTCTCTTCTTTATAAGTTGGGAGGTTTCCATAATGTCAATGTGGCCAGCATTCTGCAATAACTGATTCCTCATTAACCAAGCTGCTTCTAAAGTAATCAACATTCTTAATGAATCTAGCTCATTATCCTTTTTATTCCTTGCTGATTCCACCCCCAAAAAGCTGTTAGGACTAACTATGAATTTGAAAATATCCTCATTAGTGGAGATCGGTATGCAATCAGATCTCAAACCACCACAACTAGCAAACCAAAGTGCCTTGGCAATATTGCACTTAAAAAATAGATAGCAgcaattttctatattttcgCCATATAACACATAGTTAGGATCCCCTTCACTAATTCTcagcaaaatattttctttagtgGGGAGAGCATTTTGTCCTATCCTCCACAAtagcatttttgttctttctggAGCTTTCAACCTCCATAGTTTCTGCCAAGGAACATTATATGGAGCATTGCTTGGAGTTTGTTCATGGGAGACTTGATAGGCCGACTTAACAAAGAAAGCGCCATTTTGGTCTAGAACCTAAATAAGCTTGTTTGGTATTGGGCTGAATGGGATTTGGCTCTGGATAATTGCTTGAACTGAGGTTGGGTCAAACAACTCTTGGAGGAGGTTGATTGAGGTTGATTTTCCAACTACGACAACTTGCATCAATTAATTGTGACACCATCAAGGGGTTTTGGATGATGCTTTCATCTTTTGGTTTAGGTTTGAACCCTTGAACCTAAGGGATCCATGGATCCATCCAAGCATTAACAGATGTACCATCTCCTATCAAATAACAAGCACCTTTTGCAATAAGCTTTTTAGCCCCTCCTATTGCTTTCCACACCGGTTAAGCTCTCTTGGGTGGATTTTTTTGAAGCCAATCACTTCTGACTTTGTGCTTTGCCTTGAGTATTCTCATACATAAGCTATCTCTCTTCAAAGCTATCCTCCAAGCAAGTTTAGCCAATATGGCTTGATTCACATCTTTGGCTTTTTTGAAACCCAACCCTCCTTGGCACTTTGGTTGGCACAACTTATCCCAAGCCCTCCAAGCTACGAATCTCCCTTCAAAATTTTTTGGCCTCCACCAAAATCTTCTAGTTGCTGCATCCAGCTTATCACAAATCTTAGCAGGTATATTGAAAGTAGACATGGAGTAAGGGGGGATGGCTTGAGCCACAGACTTGAAGAGAGTGCTTCAACTTGCCCAAGATAAACATTTACTATGCCATCCCATAAGCCTTGCTTGAAGTCTGTCTTGCAAAAATTTGAAGTCCTTTGAAGGTGTTTTAGATTGAAACAATGGGGCACATAAATATATAGAGTCTTTCTTGAGCCCTTTCATTTAAAGAATTTGTTTAATTTCtctgcatttttgtttttgacaaTGTTTGGACAAAAACACACGAGATTTACTTATATTTAAACTTTGGCCTGACCAATTACAATATGTTTTAAGGCATTGATTTATGGTAACAGCTTCTCTCCTACAAGCCTTGAATGTCATCAGCATACATCACATGAGTAATGGCAGGCCTTCCAACGCTTGCTTTCACACCACTAATGTTATGGTGCCTAAACTCTTTCTCCAAAAGCCTTGAGAGAATCTCTTGCCCCAAAATAAAGATATATGGGAATAAAGGATCCCCTTGTCTTAACCCTCTTTCTAGCTTAAAATTTTCTGACTTGCCACCATTTATCAACACCTCAAAAGACACTGATGTGATGCATTCCATGATCCACTTGATAACACATCATTAAAACCAAACTTGATCAACACAACTTTAATGAAACTCCAATTAACTCTGTCATAGGCTTTTTGAAGATCTAGCTTAATAGCCATTAGACCCTCATTCATTATCCTTGCTTTGAAACTATGTAAAATCTCCTGGACAATAACCTGGTTCTCATATGAGCCCATATTAAGTTCATAATAATAAACCTTCCTAACAAAGTTAAGTTAATGCGTGACTTGTTTATCCTCTAAGGCTTTAACTCTACTTATGAACTTCTTGACAAATAACATAATTTGCTTAAACTCAACTTCTTTATAAAACAATCTTCAAAACTAGGCTTAAAACGAGAATAGCCAACATGTTGGTCCCCTAGTGGTAATGGCTTGGGTCTACATGTTTCAAGACATGGGTACTAACAATGTGTTGTGGCTTTTTATACCCTATTTGTAACTTATAAGCTGTTCACCTAGCTCATTAGCGACTATGATGTGGGGTTTTAGCTCGAGAGCGGTTATGGTGCTACTCTAAGAAGTACAAACACTTCATTTAGGGTGTCGAACTTGTATCATACCGGTGTCGTACTGaccattttttattagaatttttcaaaaattgcttgTCACCGTGCTGTACCAGTGTCCATACTTGTATTTATATCCGTGTCTATGGTTCCTAAGTGCTACTATAGTTACTACTATAGTCACATTCAGGTAGCAAAACCACATAGTTCTCTCTCCCGaccattttaattaaaatgagaTGGTCCATTGAATGTAAAAGTACGAAACGGCGTCGTCTTAGATAGTTTTATCTGAAACAGCAGTGCCCAATGAAAAGGCTAataacccctctctctctcacactctcacaGGTTTGAGAGAAGGCAAAAATGGCAGCTTCCTCTGCGAACCTCTCGCTCCTTTCCAAACCTTCAACAGCTTCTTCACCACCACACCTTCTCTTTAACCTCCCTAAGACCCTCTCCGCCAATCCCCGACCCGGAACTTCCCGGTTCAAATGCTCGGCCGGGCAGACCGGGTTCTTCACCCGGCTGGGGCGTTTGATCAAAGAGAAGGCCAAGAGTGACGTGGAGAAGGTATTCTCGGGCTTCTCGAAAACCCGCGAGAATCTCGCCGTCATCGACGAGCTCCTACTCTACTGGAACCTCGCTGATACAGACAAAGTCCTCGACGAACTCGAAGAGGTTTTGTTTAGTTTAGTACTAGAATGCTCTTTATACTTTGAgttcattttctcatttttcctttatttgatgaaTTGGGTCCTAAACTATGCGTTGAATTCAGGCTTTACTAGTGTCTGATTTTGGGCCAAGGATCACCATTAAGATTGTGGAGAACTTGCGGGAAGATATATTGTCGGGAAAGCTTAAGTCAGGGAGTGAGATTAAGGTGTTGATACTGAGCTTTTGTTTTGTATATTTAGTATGACATTCATTGTTCTCTGTTtggatttttatgttttatatgttgGGGCTTGGTTTTGTTTACCTGGGCTGAATTGTAgcttaattttataaataagcTAACAAGCTATAGACTATAGTATTAAATTGAGCTGGGTTAAGTTTATTTTCTGTACTTGGGACTTTTTGGATCATTGATGATGTGTAAATTGGATGTTTCTAGGATGCATTGAAGAAGAGTGTGTTGGAATTGATAACTACGAGGGGTAGTAAAACCGAGCTTCAACTCGGATTCAGGTTTGCATGTTTTGAAGCATTGGTTTTTGCCCATTGTTATGttttactagatttggtattgTCATCAAGTTGGAGTTTTTATGTTGgtttaacttttgttatggcATCAGGAAACCAGCCGTGGTTATAATTGTTGGTGTCAATGGAGGTGGCAAGACAACATCACTTGGTAAGACATGAAATTATAGCAGTTACAAGTTCTTTGCTGAGCTTCAAGATTAAACCccatttgttttgatgaaatttATTTCTCAAGAaggttttaataaaatagatcaGCTCATTGAAGGTGGAAGAGAGAATcagtttatataattttttatattattttcgtAGTTTATATGAATTCGGCTGAGGCGTCAGTAATATATGTTTAGTAAAAATCTATGCTACCTAATAGGTTTTTTGTTTCCTTGAAAAGATTCCAAATTATTTCTCTGCTGAACTGCATTTGTGGGGGTCTATTATAGTTGATTGATCTTTTGTCAATTACAACTCGGAAAAATTTCATCAAGTTAATAGACTAGAGTAAAggagacatatatatatatagatagatagatcattttattattaaaaggaattcttcaaattttaaatgaaattccAGAGTATAGCAAGCAATAAAATGATATTCTGATAAACTGCATTTGCAGGAAAACTGGCCTATAGACTAAAAAACGAAGGGGCCAAGGTAAGATTATTACTTGATTATTGCTTTTCCTGCAATGAAATATAATGAGTTGAGTGCCTCACAAAGAATAGAAGAGAAGCCTGGATTTTGTGTTCATTTGAGAATCTGAACTGGACTTAGTAAGATACCTTAGTTGTTTTGGCATGTGATATGATTACGAAGACAAGTAGTtgattgaaaaaggaaaaaatatgaataatatttagtgttttaattttatgttgttaATCCTTCAGAGCATATTACGTCACATAataatattgttgtttgttaatttaatattgttgtttgttaattttaatgttttctggTCATAGGCCattttggggtttgggttctTGTTAAACAGCTTAATATTTGGAGTTGTTTATGTTAAgttattgaaaattgaatacAAAGTATATGGTGTATGTTCAAAATAAAGAGTGTCATTCCTCAGGTTGCTTTCACTGGTGTCCACAAGTTCAATCTTGGTTTAAATAACCTTTTATTGGTAGGTTGATTTATGTTTCTCTAACAAtagataaaaatacaaattacctTCATTACTATGAGGTATTGAGGTTGCTCTCATTTTGCTCCCTCGACTTTCAAAACCTGCAATTTACATTGATGCCGATGTGACCCTTCTGTCAAGAATCACTAAATTTGAGCTGTTAAACTCGAATGTATCAAAACAATTTTGTTTACGacataaatagaaaaaaaaggttaaaagtaaaataaatataaaaattctaaattaattaaaatttattttaaaaaaaatcccaccaTGACTGCCATTACCACTAGAAGGCTGGAactcccaaacccaaaaataaaaaattgtctcTACCATGCTTCGGCAGCAATATACCCTCAAGCCACAACACCTTCCACTACCAACTGTTATGCTTCTTCACCCACTACCAACTGTTATGCTTCTTCACCAAAAAATCCCCAAAATACCCAATCAAGGCAAACCATCCCTATAACCCAAAAATACCCAGCTCCATTACACACCATGATGATTCTCCCATCACCTAACTAGCAGCAACGGCCAGACCCACACCTAAGCCCACTTACAACTGCTGCACCCATGTAGGGGTCAGGATCTTTCAGAAATACAATAAATGTCTGATACTTGAGCAATCTCATTTGGGATGGACAATTTTCTgtacaaatacaaaattatacGCCAATATTATTGATCTTATTCTTGATGAAGCTAATGTtctcaatatttaaataatttgactTATTTTTGCTGATTCTCCTTTGCATTTCTAATATTTGCTGAGTGGGGCATGCCTTATTCACAAGTTGGTCTTCAttccattttaaaaatatttcagaTATTGATGGCAGCAGGTGATACTTTTAGAGCAGCTGCTAGTGATCAGCTGGAGATATGGGCTGAGAGGACTGGGTGTGAGATTGTTGTGGCTGAAAAAGATAAGGCTAAAGCATCATCAGGTAGACAACTAAATTATAATAGTACAATGAATTCATTTTGCATATTGTTTCCATTGTTTTTGTCtgtaaaagttttatttgttatgttATATTTACTAATTCATGATATTAAAGTGCTTTCTTAATAGTTCTTTCACAAGCTGTGAAAAGAGGGAAAGAACAAGGTTTTGATGTAGTTTTATGTGACACATCTGGACGTGAGTACCCTGGACTTTCATGCTTAGTGTTTAGTATACTTTAATGCGCCTCTTTGTGGATTAAATTTCAGTACATTGTAATTTTATGTTGTCAGGTCTCCACACTAATTTCAGCCTGATGGAAGAGTTGATTGCCTGTAAAAAAGCTGTGGGGAAAATTGTTCCAGGTGCACCAAATGTAAGCTGAAAGCGTGGCACCTTATCCTTATTTTTACAATTGAAGCATTATATGTTTAATTGTGTAAGAACCTTGTAGCATGCCTGAGAAATTGGGGGTGGGGGTCTATGATGTGATGCTAAAGTATGACTTCATGTCTGTCTGTTGCTTTGTCCCTAGTTGCCAATAAACAAGTGgtaacataaattaaaaaaaaatttccttcctttctttttttctgtgAAAGCAAATATTATTTGCTGCAGTTGTGTACTGTTTTGGTATCctctttttaaaaacaattttgttacttatccaaaaaaagaaagaaaaagttatttCTTATGTGCTCCTGTATGCTGGTTCCATCCAGCTTTTGTGGTCATGTATGTAAAGATTTCTTAAGTGAAAAATATAACATGTAAGGTGGATGCCTAATAATATTACGACTGCAGTTATTCCATCTCCAGTAGCCATCTCTCCTGGTTTCTTTGATGGCTCTTGGTGTTATGGAGAATGGCTTACATAAATTTTAGCCTTCATACTGGATCATATGACTGGAGACTTGTTGTTAAACAATATTTGTTGGTCTTTAAGACTGGTCTAAGATTATCCCATTATATGTGCAGGAGATCCTGCTAGTTTTGGATGGGACAACTGGTTTGAACATGCTACCACAAGCAAGAGAGTTTAATGAAGTAATAATTCCTTCTTTGCCTTCCACATTAACATATTTGGgtactaattattattattgtcaatcaaacaaaaagatTTTGATATAATGGTTGCTGGACTGGTTTTTATTATGCAATACAACTAaagctgagaaaaaaaaaaggctcccTTCAAGTTTCCCTGGAAATTTTTGACTTGGAACTTTTGATACAGGTGGTTGGAATTACAGGATTGATTTTGACAAAACTTGATGGTTCTGCCAGAGGTGGCTGTGTGGTATGTTTAATATGTTTAATGTTCATCTGAACCATAATTTTGTATGGTCTCATACTTTTACTTTCTCGCTTCCCCATTTTTTGTCcctatttcttttatatattaatatccaAGGTGGTCGTGTAACTGTAATCTCTTTTTGCAGGTCAGTGTGGTTGATGAGCTTGGCATCCCTGTAAAGTTTGTGGGTGTTGGAGAAGGTGTTGAAGACCTTCAACCCTTTGATGCGGAGGCCTTTGTTAATGCCATATTTTCATAAAGCGTAAAAAGTGGCCAGCAAATTAACTGTTAGTTTTCTGATTTCAGATGATAGTGACACATTAGATCCTGTAATTCTTTTGTTTGAGTTGTATGTGTTGATGACAAGTAGGCAGCCATGGAACTAGCTTccactaaatatatattttcccaTATCATATGTTATGGTAGAACCTAATTCAGCCCTGAATTAGGCGCCACCACCATCCCACACGCAGGATGCCAACCTGATTGATTTCATAATTCACCCATGGAGTTTTGGAATTTTATCTTGAATCACTAATACCTACCTGATATCAGTGCACTGGTTTAGAAACAGTGAAACCAAACAAACAGTATACTGCAAATCTCTCCTAAGACACAGTCACAAATCAATTGAATTTTCTTCATAACACGTGCTAAATTGGTGTCTTTGTGTTGTCTGCCTTCTCTTTTGTAGGGTTTTTCTCTTTACAATTCAGCAGCGGTGCTCAGCATAATAGCAAGACACTATAATGAAAGCAAGCAAAGCAATAAAAGAGAGCCCGAAGTAAAGAGGTTAACCTTGAGGCCACTCTTTTAAAGATGCATTATCATACTAAAGTGTGAAGAAGTGACCTGGGCTGCGGATAGAAATAGCTGTTGTTGAGACTCTGCACACAATTCTTTTCTGCTTTTTGTGGCTGACACTGTTGACAATTTGTTGCGTGTGAGAGAACAGAGAATCTCTAGTTGATCACtagtttaacttattttttcccatgtaaaaaaaaaaagagtaaaaatagtACTACTGATAATGTGAAATTCATGCATCATTGTTTCTAATTTCTAGCCCATGACGGATCCAGCATTATTGTGGCTTTTAATGTGGTGTTAAACGACCCATGTTTTTAtgttctttggttttttttttggtgcattATTAGTTAGCTTTGACCAATTGGCAATCCATTAGGTTTGAAGCAAGCAAACCATGCCCATAGAACTCGGCCTTTCACAAAAGGTTTAAGGCTTTTTACTAAAGCTGAAAGCTTATCTTCAAAAAggttaattttttgttgcttaTTTGGTAAAAGTCGAGACAAAAAATTAGAAGCTATGACACCAAGTATCATCACCTTAACTCCACCCCAAAGAAAATCATGTTTCCCCTAGGTAGTCCTCACACAACTTGTACAGGTGTCCAAGCCTTTCAGTTAAAACTAGTGCCAATGAATGAGAAAGAACTCATAGCAGGTTTTCACAACAAACAACCCAAAgaccaaagaaaaaacaaaccaCAAAAACAATACAGACGTGTATAAGACCTGTGTTTAAAAAGCATACATACAATTCAACGAATGACAATGTATTTCCCCCATACTTA from Castanea sativa cultivar Marrone di Chiusa Pesio chromosome 6, ASM4071231v1 includes:
- the LOC142640212 gene encoding uncharacterized protein LOC142640212, whose protein sequence is MLLWRIGQNALPTKENILLRISEGDPNYVLYGENIENCCYLFFKCNIAKALWFASCGGLRSDCIPISTNEDIFKFIVSPNSFLGVESARNKKDNELDSLRMLITLEAAWLMRNQLLQNAGHIDIMETSQLIKKRTMEYAKTLSKEKPVSKDKSLNGWEALEDGWIKLNVDAAVSENATTLAVVARYKNGEVLNVWAKMHEWCSPLQAEAAAVL
- the LOC142637940 gene encoding cell division protein FtsY homolog, chloroplastic isoform X1; its protein translation is MAASSANLSLLSKPSTASSPPHLLFNLPKTLSANPRPGTSRFKCSAGQTGFFTRLGRLIKEKAKSDVEKVFSGFSKTRENLAVIDELLLYWNLADTDKVLDELEEALLVSDFGPRITIKIVENLREDILSGKLKSGSEIKDALKKSVLELITTRGSKTELQLGFRKPAVVIIVGVNGGGKTTSLGKLAYRLKNEGAKILMAAGDTFRAAASDQLEIWAERTGCEIVVAEKDKAKASSVLSQAVKRGKEQGFDVVLCDTSGRLHTNFSLMEELIACKKAVGKIVPGAPNEILLVLDGTTGLNMLPQAREFNEVVGITGLILTKLDGSARGGCVVSVVDELGIPVKFVGVGEGVEDLQPFDAEAFVNAIFS
- the LOC142637940 gene encoding cell division protein FtsY homolog, chloroplastic isoform X2, with translation MAASSANLSLLSKPSTASSPPHLLFNLPKTLSANPRPGTSRFKCSAGQTGFFTRLGRLIKEKAKSDVEKVFSGFSKTRENLAVIDELLLYWNLADTDKVLDELEEALLVSDFGPRITIKIVENLREDILSGKLKSGSEIKDALKKSVLELITTRGSKTELQLGFRKPAVVIIVGVNGGGKTTSLAGDTFRAAASDQLEIWAERTGCEIVVAEKDKAKASSVLSQAVKRGKEQGFDVVLCDTSGRLHTNFSLMEELIACKKAVGKIVPGAPNEILLVLDGTTGLNMLPQAREFNEVVGITGLILTKLDGSARGGCVVSVVDELGIPVKFVGVGEGVEDLQPFDAEAFVNAIFS
- the LOC142637940 gene encoding cell division protein FtsY homolog, chloroplastic isoform X3, which codes for MAASSANLSLLSKPSTASSPPHLLFNLPKTLSANPRPGTSRFKCSAGQTGFFTRLGRLIKEKAKSDVEKVFSGFSKTRENLAVIDELLLYWNLADTDKVLDELEEALLVSDFGPRITIKIVENLREDILSGKLKSGSEIKDALKKSVLELITTRGSKTELQLGFRKPAVVIIVGVNGGGKTTSLGDTFRAAASDQLEIWAERTGCEIVVAEKDKAKASSVLSQAVKRGKEQGFDVVLCDTSGRLHTNFSLMEELIACKKAVGKIVPGAPNEILLVLDGTTGLNMLPQAREFNEVVGITGLILTKLDGSARGGCVVSVVDELGIPVKFVGVGEGVEDLQPFDAEAFVNAIFS